The following proteins are encoded in a genomic region of Peromyscus maniculatus bairdii isolate BWxNUB_F1_BW_parent chromosome 12, HU_Pman_BW_mat_3.1, whole genome shotgun sequence:
- the Arvcf gene encoding splicing regulator ARVCF isoform X7: MPAELRQEQSPGSQASLATMPEAPEVLEETVTVEEDPGTPTSHVSIVTSEDGTTRRTETKVTKTVKTVTTRTVRQVPLGPDGLPLLDGGPPLGSFADGPLDRHFLLRGGGPAATLSRAYLSSGGGFPDGPEPRDIPSYGSLSRGLGVRPPRTGLLGPGPGDGCFTLPGRREAFPMGSEPGPPSGRSLPEHFQAEPYGLEDDTRSLAADDEGGPDLEPDYGTAARRRHEYGRGLRARAFEDTADDAGELVDERPSFPAATAPLAQPERGSLGSLDRAVRRSPSVDSARKEPRWRDPELPEVLAMLRHPVDPVKANAAAYLQHLCFENEGIKRRVRQLRGLPLLVALLDHPRAEVRRRACGALRNLSYGRDADNKAAIRDCGGVPALVRLLRAARDNEVRELVTGTLWNLSSYEPLKMVIIDHGLQTLTHEVIVPHSGWEREPNEDSKPRDAEWTTVFKNTSGCLRNVSSDGAEARRRLRECEGLVDALLHALQSAVGRKDTDNKSVENCVCIMRNLSYHVHKEVPGADRYQEAEPGIQGSATASQRRRKDDASCFGGKKAKGKKDGEVDRNFDTLDLPKRTEAAKGFELLYQPEVVRLYLSLLTESRNFNTLEAAAGALQNLSAGNWTWATYIRATVRKERGLPVLVELLQSETDKVVRAVAIALRNLSLDQRNKDLIGSYAMTELVRNVRNAQAPAHPGAHLEEDTVVAVLNTIHEIVSDSLDNARSLLQARGVPALVALVASSQSVREAKAASHVLQTVWSYKELRGALQRDGWTKARFQSASTAKGPKGAPSPGGFDDSTLPLVDKNLDGEKSATRDVIPMDTLGPDGYATVDRRERRTLGSDSTGDTSEKELLKPDPGRKAPPPGPSRPAVRLVDAVGDAKPQPVDSWV; encoded by the exons ATGCCGGCCGAACTCAGACAG GAGCAGAGCCCGGGTAGCCAGGCATCGCTGGCCACGATGCCGGAGGCACCTGAGGTGCTGGAGGAGACGGTGACAGTGGAGGAAGACCCTGGCACGCCCACCTCCCACGTGTCCATTGTCACATCAGAAGATGGTACAACCCGGCGCACTGAGACTAAG GTCACCAAGACAGTGAAGACTGTGACCACAAGGACAGTACGCCAGGTGCCTTTGGGCCCGGACGGACTCCCCTTGCTGGACGGTGGCCCCCCGCTTGGCTCTTTTGCTGATGGGCCCCTGGACCGGCATTTCCTTCTGCGTGGTGGTGGCCCAGCAGCCACGCTCTCCCGAGCCTACCTCAGCAGTGGAGGTGGCTTTCCCGATGGCCCCGAGCCCCGCGATATCCCAAGCTATGGCAGCCTGTCCCGAGGGCTCGGGGTCCGGCCCCCACGTACCGGCCTCCTGGGCCCGGGGCCTGGGGATGGCTGCTTTACACTGCCTGGCCGCCGAGAAGCCTTCCCCATGGGCTCAGAGCCTGGCCCGCCAAGTGGCCGCTCCCTGCCCGAGCACTTCCAAGCTGAGCCGTACGGCCTTGAGGATGATACACGGAGCCTGGCTGCCGATGACGAGGGCGGCCCTGACCTGGAGCCTGACTATGGCACGGCGGCGCGGAGGAGACATGAGTATGGGCGGGGTCTCCGGGCCAG GGCCTTTGAGGACACGGCAGACGATGCGGGTGAGCTGGTAGATGAGCGGCCTTCATTCCCAGCAGCGACGGCCCCTCTGGCCCAGCCTGAGAGGGGCAGCCTGGGCAGCTTGGACCGCGCGGTGCGGCGCTCGCCTTCGGTGGACAGCGCCCGCAAGGAGCCACGCTGGCGGGACCCTGAGCTGCCCGAGGTGCTGGCAATGCTGCGGCACCCTGTGGACCCCGTGAAAGCCAATGCGGCGGCCTACCTGCAGCACCTCTGCTTTGAGAACGAGGGCATCAAGCGGCGGGTGCGGCAGCTGCGCGGGCTGCCCCTGCTCGTGGCGTTATTAGACCACCCTCGGGCCGAGGTGCGGCGCCGGGCCTGCGGGGCGCTGCGCAACCTCTCCTATGGCCGCGATGCTGACAACAAGGCCGCCATCCGGGACTGTGGGGGTGTGCCAGCCCTGGTGCGCCTGCTGCGAGCCGCCCGTGACAATGAGGTCCGTGAGCTGGTCACTG GCACCCTCTGGAACCTGTCATCCTACGAGCCCTTGAAGATGGTCATCATTGACCACGGCTTACAGACGCTGACCCATGAGGTCATCGTGCCCCACTCAGGCTGGGAGCGAGAGCCTAACGAAGACTCGAAGCCCCGGGACGCCGAGTGGACAACCGTCTTCAAGAACACATCAGGCTGCCTGAG GAATGTGAGCTCGGATGGTGCAGAGGCCCGGCGGCGACTCCGGGAGTGCGAAGGGCTGGTGGACGCGCTCCTACATGCCCTGCAGTCAGCTGTGGGCAGGAAGGACACAGACAATAAG TCAGTAGAGAACTGCGTGTGCATCATGCGGAACCTGTCCTACCACGTGCACAAGGAGGTTCCAGGGGCAGACAGATACCAGGAGGCCGAGCCTGGGATCCAGGGCAGCGCCACAGCCTCCCAGCGTCGGAGAAAGGACGATGCCAGCTGCTTTGGTGGCAAGAAGGCCAAAG GGAAGAAGGACGGAGAGGTGGACCGGAACTTTGACACACTGGACCTTCCCAAACGAACTGAGGCTGCCAAAG GCTTTGAGCTGCTGTACCAGCCCGAGGTGGTACGTCTCTACCTCTCACTCCTTACGGAGAGCCGGAACTTCAACACCCTGGAAGCCGCAGCTGGTGCCCTGCAAAACCTCAGTGCCGGCAACTGGACG TGGGCCACCTACATCCGGGCCACAGTGCGCAAGGAGCGTGGGCTGCCGGTGCTGGTGGAGCTGCTCCAGTCTGAGACCGACAAGGTGGTGCGTGCCGTCGCCATCGCGCTTCGCAACCTCTCACTGGACCAGCGCAACAAAGACCTCATTG GGAGCTATGCCATGACGGAGCTAGTGCGGAATGTGCGCAACGCACAGGCACCTGCGCACCCTGGTGCCCACCTGGAGGAGGACACGGTGGTAGCTGTGCTCAACACCATCCACGAGATTGTGTCCGACAGCCTGGACAATGCTCGCTCGCTCCTGCAGGCCCGGGGTGTGCCTGCACTGGTGGCACTCGTGGCCTCCAG CCAATCAGTGCGGGAGGCCAAGGCAGCATCGCACGTGCTACAGACTGTGTGGAGCTACAAGGAGCTTCGAGGAGCCCTGCAGAGGGACGGCTGGACCAAGGCCCGCTTCCAG TCCGCTAGCACCGCCAAAGGACCCAAAGGAGCGCCCAGTCCCGGGGGCTTCGATGACAGCACACTGCCACTCGTCGACAAGAACCTTG ATGGGGAGAAGTCAGCCACCAGAGATGTGATCCCCATGGACACACTTGGTCCAG ATGGGTATGCCACAGTTGACCGGAGGGAACGGAGGACACTGGGCAGTGACTCCACAGGGGACACCTCTGAGAAGGAGCTGTTGAAA CCCGACCCTGGCAGGAAGGCCCCTCCGCCTGGGCCCAGCAGGCCCGCGGTCAGGCTGGTGGACGCCGTGGGGGATGCTAAGCCTCAGCCTGTTGACTCCTGGGTCTAG
- the Arvcf gene encoding splicing regulator ARVCF isoform X10, translating into MPAELRQEQSPGSQASLATMPEAPEVLEETVTVEEDPGTPTSHVSIVTSEDGTTRRTETKVTKTVKTVTTRTVRQVPLGPDGLPLLDGGPPLGSFADGPLDRHFLLRGGGPAATLSRAYLSSGGGFPDGPEPRDIPSYGSLSRGLGVRPPRTGLLGPGPGDGCFTLPGRREAFPMGSEPGPPSGRSLPEHFQAEPYGLEDDTRSLAADDEGGPDLEPDYGTAARRRHEYGRGLRARAFEDTADDAGELVDERPSFPAATAPLAQPERGSLGSLDRAVRRSPSVDSARKEPRWRDPELPEVLAMLRHPVDPVKANAAAYLQHLCFENEGIKRRVRQLRGLPLLVALLDHPRAEVRRRACGALRNLSYGRDADNKAAIRDCGGVPALVRLLRAARDNEVRELVTGTLWNLSSYEPLKMVIIDHGLQTLTHEVIVPHSGWEREPNEDSKPRDAEWTTVFKNTSGCLRNVSSDGAEARRRLRECEGLVDALLHALQSAVGRKDTDNKSVENCVCIMRNLSYHVHKEVPGADRYQEAEPGIQGSATASQRRRKDDASCFGGKKAKGKKDGEVDRNFDTLDLPKRTEAAKGFELLYQPEVVRLYLSLLTESRNFNTLEAAAGALQNLSAGNWTWATYIRATVRKERGLPVLVELLQSETDKVVRAVAIALRNLSLDQRNKDLIGSYAMTELVRNVRNAQAPAHPGAHLEEDTVVAVLNTIHEIVSDSLDNARSLLQARGVPALVALVASSQSVREAKAASHVLQTVWSYKELRGALQRDGWTKARFQSASTAKGPKGAPSPGGFDDSTLPLVDKNLDGEKSATRDVIPMDTLGPDGYATVDRRERRTLGSDSTGDTSEKELLKGPGPAVGS; encoded by the exons ATGCCGGCCGAACTCAGACAG GAGCAGAGCCCGGGTAGCCAGGCATCGCTGGCCACGATGCCGGAGGCACCTGAGGTGCTGGAGGAGACGGTGACAGTGGAGGAAGACCCTGGCACGCCCACCTCCCACGTGTCCATTGTCACATCAGAAGATGGTACAACCCGGCGCACTGAGACTAAG GTCACCAAGACAGTGAAGACTGTGACCACAAGGACAGTACGCCAGGTGCCTTTGGGCCCGGACGGACTCCCCTTGCTGGACGGTGGCCCCCCGCTTGGCTCTTTTGCTGATGGGCCCCTGGACCGGCATTTCCTTCTGCGTGGTGGTGGCCCAGCAGCCACGCTCTCCCGAGCCTACCTCAGCAGTGGAGGTGGCTTTCCCGATGGCCCCGAGCCCCGCGATATCCCAAGCTATGGCAGCCTGTCCCGAGGGCTCGGGGTCCGGCCCCCACGTACCGGCCTCCTGGGCCCGGGGCCTGGGGATGGCTGCTTTACACTGCCTGGCCGCCGAGAAGCCTTCCCCATGGGCTCAGAGCCTGGCCCGCCAAGTGGCCGCTCCCTGCCCGAGCACTTCCAAGCTGAGCCGTACGGCCTTGAGGATGATACACGGAGCCTGGCTGCCGATGACGAGGGCGGCCCTGACCTGGAGCCTGACTATGGCACGGCGGCGCGGAGGAGACATGAGTATGGGCGGGGTCTCCGGGCCAG GGCCTTTGAGGACACGGCAGACGATGCGGGTGAGCTGGTAGATGAGCGGCCTTCATTCCCAGCAGCGACGGCCCCTCTGGCCCAGCCTGAGAGGGGCAGCCTGGGCAGCTTGGACCGCGCGGTGCGGCGCTCGCCTTCGGTGGACAGCGCCCGCAAGGAGCCACGCTGGCGGGACCCTGAGCTGCCCGAGGTGCTGGCAATGCTGCGGCACCCTGTGGACCCCGTGAAAGCCAATGCGGCGGCCTACCTGCAGCACCTCTGCTTTGAGAACGAGGGCATCAAGCGGCGGGTGCGGCAGCTGCGCGGGCTGCCCCTGCTCGTGGCGTTATTAGACCACCCTCGGGCCGAGGTGCGGCGCCGGGCCTGCGGGGCGCTGCGCAACCTCTCCTATGGCCGCGATGCTGACAACAAGGCCGCCATCCGGGACTGTGGGGGTGTGCCAGCCCTGGTGCGCCTGCTGCGAGCCGCCCGTGACAATGAGGTCCGTGAGCTGGTCACTG GCACCCTCTGGAACCTGTCATCCTACGAGCCCTTGAAGATGGTCATCATTGACCACGGCTTACAGACGCTGACCCATGAGGTCATCGTGCCCCACTCAGGCTGGGAGCGAGAGCCTAACGAAGACTCGAAGCCCCGGGACGCCGAGTGGACAACCGTCTTCAAGAACACATCAGGCTGCCTGAG GAATGTGAGCTCGGATGGTGCAGAGGCCCGGCGGCGACTCCGGGAGTGCGAAGGGCTGGTGGACGCGCTCCTACATGCCCTGCAGTCAGCTGTGGGCAGGAAGGACACAGACAATAAG TCAGTAGAGAACTGCGTGTGCATCATGCGGAACCTGTCCTACCACGTGCACAAGGAGGTTCCAGGGGCAGACAGATACCAGGAGGCCGAGCCTGGGATCCAGGGCAGCGCCACAGCCTCCCAGCGTCGGAGAAAGGACGATGCCAGCTGCTTTGGTGGCAAGAAGGCCAAAG GGAAGAAGGACGGAGAGGTGGACCGGAACTTTGACACACTGGACCTTCCCAAACGAACTGAGGCTGCCAAAG GCTTTGAGCTGCTGTACCAGCCCGAGGTGGTACGTCTCTACCTCTCACTCCTTACGGAGAGCCGGAACTTCAACACCCTGGAAGCCGCAGCTGGTGCCCTGCAAAACCTCAGTGCCGGCAACTGGACG TGGGCCACCTACATCCGGGCCACAGTGCGCAAGGAGCGTGGGCTGCCGGTGCTGGTGGAGCTGCTCCAGTCTGAGACCGACAAGGTGGTGCGTGCCGTCGCCATCGCGCTTCGCAACCTCTCACTGGACCAGCGCAACAAAGACCTCATTG GGAGCTATGCCATGACGGAGCTAGTGCGGAATGTGCGCAACGCACAGGCACCTGCGCACCCTGGTGCCCACCTGGAGGAGGACACGGTGGTAGCTGTGCTCAACACCATCCACGAGATTGTGTCCGACAGCCTGGACAATGCTCGCTCGCTCCTGCAGGCCCGGGGTGTGCCTGCACTGGTGGCACTCGTGGCCTCCAG CCAATCAGTGCGGGAGGCCAAGGCAGCATCGCACGTGCTACAGACTGTGTGGAGCTACAAGGAGCTTCGAGGAGCCCTGCAGAGGGACGGCTGGACCAAGGCCCGCTTCCAG TCCGCTAGCACCGCCAAAGGACCCAAAGGAGCGCCCAGTCCCGGGGGCTTCGATGACAGCACACTGCCACTCGTCGACAAGAACCTTG ATGGGGAGAAGTCAGCCACCAGAGATGTGATCCCCATGGACACACTTGGTCCAG ATGGGTATGCCACAGTTGACCGGAGGGAACGGAGGACACTGGGCAGTGACTCCACAGGGGACACCTCTGAGAAGGAGCTGTTGAAA GGCCCTGGCCCAGCTGTTGGTTCTTAG
- the Arvcf gene encoding splicing regulator ARVCF isoform X9 — protein sequence MPEAPEVLEETVTVEEDPGTPTSHVSIVTSEDGTTRRTETKVTKTVKTVTTRTVRQVPLGPDGLPLLDGGPPLGSFADGPLDRHFLLRGGGPAATLSRAYLSSGGGFPDGPEPRDIPSYGSLSRGLGVRPPRTGLLGPGPGDGCFTLPGRREAFPMGSEPGPPSGRSLPEHFQAEPYGLEDDTRSLAADDEGGPDLEPDYGTAARRRHEYGRGLRARAFEDTADDAGELVDERPSFPAATAPLAQPERGSLGSLDRAVRRSPSVDSARKEPRWRDPELPEVLAMLRHPVDPVKANAAAYLQHLCFENEGIKRRVRQLRGLPLLVALLDHPRAEVRRRACGALRNLSYGRDADNKAAIRDCGGVPALVRLLRAARDNEVRELVTGTLWNLSSYEPLKMVIIDHGLQTLTHEVIVPHSGWEREPNEDSKPRDAEWTTVFKNTSGCLRNVSSDGAEARRRLRECEGLVDALLHALQSAVGRKDTDNKSVENCVCIMRNLSYHVHKEVPGADRYQEAEPGIQGSATASQRRRKDDASCFGGKKAKGKKDGEVDRNFDTLDLPKRTEAAKGFELLYQPEVVRLYLSLLTESRNFNTLEAAAGALQNLSAGNWTWATYIRATVRKERGLPVLVELLQSETDKVVRAVAIALRNLSLDQRNKDLIGSYAMTELVRNVRNAQAPAHPGAHLEEDTVVAVLNTIHEIVSDSLDNARSLLQARGVPALVALVASSQSVREAKAASHVLQTVWSYKELRGALQRDGWTKARFQSASTAKGPKGAPSPGGFDDSTLPLVDKNLDGEKSATRDVIPMDTLGPDGYATVDRRERRTLGSDSTGDTSEKELLKPDPGRKAPPPGPSRPAVRLVDAVGDAKPQPVDSWV from the exons ATGCCGGAGGCACCTGAGGTGCTGGAGGAGACGGTGACAGTGGAGGAAGACCCTGGCACGCCCACCTCCCACGTGTCCATTGTCACATCAGAAGATGGTACAACCCGGCGCACTGAGACTAAG GTCACCAAGACAGTGAAGACTGTGACCACAAGGACAGTACGCCAGGTGCCTTTGGGCCCGGACGGACTCCCCTTGCTGGACGGTGGCCCCCCGCTTGGCTCTTTTGCTGATGGGCCCCTGGACCGGCATTTCCTTCTGCGTGGTGGTGGCCCAGCAGCCACGCTCTCCCGAGCCTACCTCAGCAGTGGAGGTGGCTTTCCCGATGGCCCCGAGCCCCGCGATATCCCAAGCTATGGCAGCCTGTCCCGAGGGCTCGGGGTCCGGCCCCCACGTACCGGCCTCCTGGGCCCGGGGCCTGGGGATGGCTGCTTTACACTGCCTGGCCGCCGAGAAGCCTTCCCCATGGGCTCAGAGCCTGGCCCGCCAAGTGGCCGCTCCCTGCCCGAGCACTTCCAAGCTGAGCCGTACGGCCTTGAGGATGATACACGGAGCCTGGCTGCCGATGACGAGGGCGGCCCTGACCTGGAGCCTGACTATGGCACGGCGGCGCGGAGGAGACATGAGTATGGGCGGGGTCTCCGGGCCAG GGCCTTTGAGGACACGGCAGACGATGCGGGTGAGCTGGTAGATGAGCGGCCTTCATTCCCAGCAGCGACGGCCCCTCTGGCCCAGCCTGAGAGGGGCAGCCTGGGCAGCTTGGACCGCGCGGTGCGGCGCTCGCCTTCGGTGGACAGCGCCCGCAAGGAGCCACGCTGGCGGGACCCTGAGCTGCCCGAGGTGCTGGCAATGCTGCGGCACCCTGTGGACCCCGTGAAAGCCAATGCGGCGGCCTACCTGCAGCACCTCTGCTTTGAGAACGAGGGCATCAAGCGGCGGGTGCGGCAGCTGCGCGGGCTGCCCCTGCTCGTGGCGTTATTAGACCACCCTCGGGCCGAGGTGCGGCGCCGGGCCTGCGGGGCGCTGCGCAACCTCTCCTATGGCCGCGATGCTGACAACAAGGCCGCCATCCGGGACTGTGGGGGTGTGCCAGCCCTGGTGCGCCTGCTGCGAGCCGCCCGTGACAATGAGGTCCGTGAGCTGGTCACTG GCACCCTCTGGAACCTGTCATCCTACGAGCCCTTGAAGATGGTCATCATTGACCACGGCTTACAGACGCTGACCCATGAGGTCATCGTGCCCCACTCAGGCTGGGAGCGAGAGCCTAACGAAGACTCGAAGCCCCGGGACGCCGAGTGGACAACCGTCTTCAAGAACACATCAGGCTGCCTGAG GAATGTGAGCTCGGATGGTGCAGAGGCCCGGCGGCGACTCCGGGAGTGCGAAGGGCTGGTGGACGCGCTCCTACATGCCCTGCAGTCAGCTGTGGGCAGGAAGGACACAGACAATAAG TCAGTAGAGAACTGCGTGTGCATCATGCGGAACCTGTCCTACCACGTGCACAAGGAGGTTCCAGGGGCAGACAGATACCAGGAGGCCGAGCCTGGGATCCAGGGCAGCGCCACAGCCTCCCAGCGTCGGAGAAAGGACGATGCCAGCTGCTTTGGTGGCAAGAAGGCCAAAG GGAAGAAGGACGGAGAGGTGGACCGGAACTTTGACACACTGGACCTTCCCAAACGAACTGAGGCTGCCAAAG GCTTTGAGCTGCTGTACCAGCCCGAGGTGGTACGTCTCTACCTCTCACTCCTTACGGAGAGCCGGAACTTCAACACCCTGGAAGCCGCAGCTGGTGCCCTGCAAAACCTCAGTGCCGGCAACTGGACG TGGGCCACCTACATCCGGGCCACAGTGCGCAAGGAGCGTGGGCTGCCGGTGCTGGTGGAGCTGCTCCAGTCTGAGACCGACAAGGTGGTGCGTGCCGTCGCCATCGCGCTTCGCAACCTCTCACTGGACCAGCGCAACAAAGACCTCATTG GGAGCTATGCCATGACGGAGCTAGTGCGGAATGTGCGCAACGCACAGGCACCTGCGCACCCTGGTGCCCACCTGGAGGAGGACACGGTGGTAGCTGTGCTCAACACCATCCACGAGATTGTGTCCGACAGCCTGGACAATGCTCGCTCGCTCCTGCAGGCCCGGGGTGTGCCTGCACTGGTGGCACTCGTGGCCTCCAG CCAATCAGTGCGGGAGGCCAAGGCAGCATCGCACGTGCTACAGACTGTGTGGAGCTACAAGGAGCTTCGAGGAGCCCTGCAGAGGGACGGCTGGACCAAGGCCCGCTTCCAG TCCGCTAGCACCGCCAAAGGACCCAAAGGAGCGCCCAGTCCCGGGGGCTTCGATGACAGCACACTGCCACTCGTCGACAAGAACCTTG ATGGGGAGAAGTCAGCCACCAGAGATGTGATCCCCATGGACACACTTGGTCCAG ATGGGTATGCCACAGTTGACCGGAGGGAACGGAGGACACTGGGCAGTGACTCCACAGGGGACACCTCTGAGAAGGAGCTGTTGAAA CCCGACCCTGGCAGGAAGGCCCCTCCGCCTGGGCCCAGCAGGCCCGCGGTCAGGCTGGTGGACGCCGTGGGGGATGCTAAGCCTCAGCCTGTTGACTCCTGGGTCTAG
- the Arvcf gene encoding splicing regulator ARVCF isoform X8 has protein sequence MPEAPEVLEETVTVEEDPGTPTSHVSIVTSEDGTTRRTETKVTKTVKTVTTRTVRQVPLGPDGLPLLDGGPPLGSFADGPLDRHFLLRGGGPAATLSRAYLSSGGGFPDGPEPRDIPSYGSLSRGLGVRPPRTGLLGPGPGDGCFTLPGRREAFPMGSEPGPPSGRSLPEHFQAEPYGLEDDTRSLAADDEGGPDLEPDYGTAARRRHEYGRGLRARAFEDTADDAGELVDERPSFPAATAPLAQPERGSLGSLDRAVRRSPSVDSARKEPRWRDPELPEVLAMLRHPVDPVKANAAAYLQHLCFENEGIKRRVRQLRGLPLLVALLDHPRAEVRRRACGALRNLSYGRDADNKAAIRDCGGVPALVRLLRAARDNEVRELVTGTLWNLSSYEPLKMVIIDHGLQTLTHEVIVPHSGWEREPNEDSKPRDAEWTTVFKNTSGCLRNVSSDGAEARRRLRECEGLVDALLHALQSAVGRKDTDNKSVENCVCIMRNLSYHVHKEVPGADRYQEAEPGIQGSATASQRRRKDDASCFGGKKAKEEWFHQGKKDGEVDRNFDTLDLPKRTEAAKGFELLYQPEVVRLYLSLLTESRNFNTLEAAAGALQNLSAGNWTWATYIRATVRKERGLPVLVELLQSETDKVVRAVAIALRNLSLDQRNKDLIGSYAMTELVRNVRNAQAPAHPGAHLEEDTVVAVLNTIHEIVSDSLDNARSLLQARGVPALVALVASSQSVREAKAASHVLQTVWSYKELRGALQRDGWTKARFQSASTAKGPKGAPSPGGFDDSTLPLVDKNLDGEKSATRDVIPMDTLGPDGYATVDRRERRTLGSDSTGDTSEKELLKPDPGRKAPPPGPSRPAVRLVDAVGDAKPQPVDSWV, from the exons ATGCCGGAGGCACCTGAGGTGCTGGAGGAGACGGTGACAGTGGAGGAAGACCCTGGCACGCCCACCTCCCACGTGTCCATTGTCACATCAGAAGATGGTACAACCCGGCGCACTGAGACTAAG GTCACCAAGACAGTGAAGACTGTGACCACAAGGACAGTACGCCAGGTGCCTTTGGGCCCGGACGGACTCCCCTTGCTGGACGGTGGCCCCCCGCTTGGCTCTTTTGCTGATGGGCCCCTGGACCGGCATTTCCTTCTGCGTGGTGGTGGCCCAGCAGCCACGCTCTCCCGAGCCTACCTCAGCAGTGGAGGTGGCTTTCCCGATGGCCCCGAGCCCCGCGATATCCCAAGCTATGGCAGCCTGTCCCGAGGGCTCGGGGTCCGGCCCCCACGTACCGGCCTCCTGGGCCCGGGGCCTGGGGATGGCTGCTTTACACTGCCTGGCCGCCGAGAAGCCTTCCCCATGGGCTCAGAGCCTGGCCCGCCAAGTGGCCGCTCCCTGCCCGAGCACTTCCAAGCTGAGCCGTACGGCCTTGAGGATGATACACGGAGCCTGGCTGCCGATGACGAGGGCGGCCCTGACCTGGAGCCTGACTATGGCACGGCGGCGCGGAGGAGACATGAGTATGGGCGGGGTCTCCGGGCCAG GGCCTTTGAGGACACGGCAGACGATGCGGGTGAGCTGGTAGATGAGCGGCCTTCATTCCCAGCAGCGACGGCCCCTCTGGCCCAGCCTGAGAGGGGCAGCCTGGGCAGCTTGGACCGCGCGGTGCGGCGCTCGCCTTCGGTGGACAGCGCCCGCAAGGAGCCACGCTGGCGGGACCCTGAGCTGCCCGAGGTGCTGGCAATGCTGCGGCACCCTGTGGACCCCGTGAAAGCCAATGCGGCGGCCTACCTGCAGCACCTCTGCTTTGAGAACGAGGGCATCAAGCGGCGGGTGCGGCAGCTGCGCGGGCTGCCCCTGCTCGTGGCGTTATTAGACCACCCTCGGGCCGAGGTGCGGCGCCGGGCCTGCGGGGCGCTGCGCAACCTCTCCTATGGCCGCGATGCTGACAACAAGGCCGCCATCCGGGACTGTGGGGGTGTGCCAGCCCTGGTGCGCCTGCTGCGAGCCGCCCGTGACAATGAGGTCCGTGAGCTGGTCACTG GCACCCTCTGGAACCTGTCATCCTACGAGCCCTTGAAGATGGTCATCATTGACCACGGCTTACAGACGCTGACCCATGAGGTCATCGTGCCCCACTCAGGCTGGGAGCGAGAGCCTAACGAAGACTCGAAGCCCCGGGACGCCGAGTGGACAACCGTCTTCAAGAACACATCAGGCTGCCTGAG GAATGTGAGCTCGGATGGTGCAGAGGCCCGGCGGCGACTCCGGGAGTGCGAAGGGCTGGTGGACGCGCTCCTACATGCCCTGCAGTCAGCTGTGGGCAGGAAGGACACAGACAATAAG TCAGTAGAGAACTGCGTGTGCATCATGCGGAACCTGTCCTACCACGTGCACAAGGAGGTTCCAGGGGCAGACAGATACCAGGAGGCCGAGCCTGGGATCCAGGGCAGCGCCACAGCCTCCCAGCGTCGGAGAAAGGACGATGCCAGCTGCTTTGGTGGCAAGAAGGCCAAAG AGGAGTGGTTCCACCAAG GGAAGAAGGACGGAGAGGTGGACCGGAACTTTGACACACTGGACCTTCCCAAACGAACTGAGGCTGCCAAAG GCTTTGAGCTGCTGTACCAGCCCGAGGTGGTACGTCTCTACCTCTCACTCCTTACGGAGAGCCGGAACTTCAACACCCTGGAAGCCGCAGCTGGTGCCCTGCAAAACCTCAGTGCCGGCAACTGGACG TGGGCCACCTACATCCGGGCCACAGTGCGCAAGGAGCGTGGGCTGCCGGTGCTGGTGGAGCTGCTCCAGTCTGAGACCGACAAGGTGGTGCGTGCCGTCGCCATCGCGCTTCGCAACCTCTCACTGGACCAGCGCAACAAAGACCTCATTG GGAGCTATGCCATGACGGAGCTAGTGCGGAATGTGCGCAACGCACAGGCACCTGCGCACCCTGGTGCCCACCTGGAGGAGGACACGGTGGTAGCTGTGCTCAACACCATCCACGAGATTGTGTCCGACAGCCTGGACAATGCTCGCTCGCTCCTGCAGGCCCGGGGTGTGCCTGCACTGGTGGCACTCGTGGCCTCCAG CCAATCAGTGCGGGAGGCCAAGGCAGCATCGCACGTGCTACAGACTGTGTGGAGCTACAAGGAGCTTCGAGGAGCCCTGCAGAGGGACGGCTGGACCAAGGCCCGCTTCCAG TCCGCTAGCACCGCCAAAGGACCCAAAGGAGCGCCCAGTCCCGGGGGCTTCGATGACAGCACACTGCCACTCGTCGACAAGAACCTTG ATGGGGAGAAGTCAGCCACCAGAGATGTGATCCCCATGGACACACTTGGTCCAG ATGGGTATGCCACAGTTGACCGGAGGGAACGGAGGACACTGGGCAGTGACTCCACAGGGGACACCTCTGAGAAGGAGCTGTTGAAA CCCGACCCTGGCAGGAAGGCCCCTCCGCCTGGGCCCAGCAGGCCCGCGGTCAGGCTGGTGGACGCCGTGGGGGATGCTAAGCCTCAGCCTGTTGACTCCTGGGTCTAG